TTTTTTATATGTGAATGCTTGTTTATCTCTGTTCGCCTACATTACACTTTATCTGTTTTCATAAATAAGCTTagatataaatttatttcataaagtTGGAGTAAAGCCTACCCCAAAGTTTCATCTATTCATTCCTACCATCTGTCCGTTTGCAATCGAGTGTCTCAAATTCTTCTAGCACATTTCGCATTCAGTTTGTATTACCACAATTGCACGATGTGGTTAGATGAAGTGTAGCATACGAAATTAGTTAGAGATTTATgtttcatcatcatcctcattcaTGAAGTTGATAACGGATACCAAAGGTTTTACTTCTGTTACTCATTCTCCAACTTTGATTTCTGAATATTAACAAATCAAAAATTAGACTAATTGTATAAAACAGCGATCTAAGAAATTTCTCTTAAGTCAACATTCTGGAATTTTTCTCCAAGATATGGGGATAAATGTTTCATCTCTCAAAAACTGATGATTCACAGAACTAAGATAAATAGATGGATGGAAGTTTACGATAACGTATATTTTGTGTAGGTTAGATACTTTGTTAAATGTAATGAATTCTTTGTTTCAGTTAAAGTTCTTGATATGTCTTTAATTGTATAGATTATAAAAAGCTGGACTATACTAGACGATCtttgttgtaattttattcaaacttaGATGTTTATTTTAAGGATGAAAACTAAGAAACGGGACttttttatgtaaaaaaaaatgcTAGTGGCCGATTTTTCTTTCTGATACATTGATAAACGAATGTGTCGATTTCTTTATTGACTTAAAAAAAATGTCGATCGTCCATTTTGTTGGTCATGCATAAGTTCGAGCACTTGACCATTTATAACAATCATATAAAAGTCATTAATATTACTATCAGTGCTGCTATCTGTACTTCCAAACTGTTGTAGATATCATGGAATTCTCATCCCTGATTTAGTTGTTTAATGCTGGGCGTTTAAACGAGCCAACCACCGCGTTGAAAACATCTTGTTCACATTCTAATAATGAAATCTTTCTGCCTAAAAAGTTTAATCCTCATTTCTATAAATTTTGGATAGTGGGttatattatttttgttaagaaatttattttattttaccatTGATTTTTCAGAACCGATATGGAAATGGTTCTAAATCATCTTGTACCTGAGGTATGTTTCATTCTCATTGTTGATTATCATTTGCTCATCTCACCTATCGTGTGTGAACATTACTGCTTAAAAGTCCACTTTCATTGGAAATATCGTTTTCCCTTTCAACTTGTGTTTGATCATATTTGTTCCATTTTCTTTACGGACCATTGACATTTCGTATAATACATGTCTTATTATTGTTTCTAATGCGTTACAAACGACCTATTTAGTTAAATATGTACAGCTCTAGACTTTTGGTGTCATGTGCAATGAATCTATTGCAACTAGgatttatataaatttatcatatttaGCTTGTAAGCCTTCTACTTGGTCTTGACATCGAATAAATTGCACTTTGTGtccatataaatatttatttcacgAAAGGAAGATACAGATTCCTAaagctataaataaataaattcactgaAAACTTTCTAAAATTTCAGTCAATAATTCCATTTATGTATTTGACATTTTCACGAGTAATAGAATTAAGCCCTTTACAAAGAAAGACTAATCAGTTacttaaatttttaaatattcagaTAAGACGGTGTAGCCTTATTGAGATAGTTCTCACCATGAACTGACTCCAACTAGAAAATTATTGGAAATCTAGTGAGCATTAGACAACTGTATGTTATATTTTGTGAAACATATTTTAAATTAGACTTTGAAATCGTGGTTATCAGTCGAATCTTGGGATGCACGTGTTGTCCCAGTATGACCATTCCCAAGTAGAACAAAACGGGTTTTATAAATTCTTCTGATAGCTACAATCTTAAGATATAGTAAATTCTTTAACTCAAAGAGATATTGAGGGCTTCAATCAGTGTGCACAGATCCCAACGGAGATTGATCATATGTAATCGAAagtaaatatttgtaaaaacCTCTTCTTCAGGAAACAATTGTGCATTAATTTTATTCCTGTTtacatgtttattttttattagtaaatcataattttttatttttgtatttatcGTAGTCACTTAAATACAAACACACTTGTGAAGGTGCTGATGACATGGTGAGTTCATATTCACTTCAATAATGTACAACATTTATGATTGTTCTTAATACCCCGATTTAATTCTATTGGTACATTGATGTGCTGAAAATTTCGTAATTTCATCAGCGTGATTTTCGTAAGTCACCTACAAATCAGTCATGTTACTGTAATGTACGACTTACTTACTTTTGTATCATTACTACATTGTAGGTTAGTTTCCGTTGTTACTAGGAAGTATAGAGAAAGGATAAGCTACTGATCTTTTTGTAACTCTCTGTTGTATTGTATAGTGCTTAGCTCTGACAGTGAATAACATGCTTCCTATTTGAGATCGTAATCGGCTAATTGAGTGAGAAGATTGAAAGTGAAAAGAAAACCCCTTgctaactatatatatatattccatagAAATTGAAGCCACATCAATGGAATGTCCCATTTCTTAGAAAAATACTCCATATCGTGTGAACTTAGCATGTGACTAATGTCCAACTGGCCCGCTGTATCAGCTTGATTAACCATTAGCTACCTAATGAATAAGTATCTAATTGGTTATATTGTCTTGGGTGGATTTATATCATCTTAATGTCAGCTGTAATTACATTATCTTATTCATACAGTTGGGCAACTACTGGTTCTGTTCTTTGTTATCTAAAGTTTGGGTACCAACTCAGTAAATAAATTGTCTGTAGAACCACTTCAATTACTTTATTGTTTGGTCAATCCACTGTACCGTCATAACTCATTCTTGTCAGTTTTCTTGGATAAAATTCACATATTAGTATTTCTTACGATCCTTATATACGTATTACCTACTTGCTCCATATCAAATGTATTTTTTcaacatattttcattttatttattaatattctcTTACTACATGTAACTTTCAGCTTAACAAAATGTATGTCTGTTTTCCAAATTCAAATTTTGTTTAAGCCTGCACATGCAAAACAAGCATTACTTGGTGGACCGAGTATTACCATACCTATTACAAATGGTCAGTTAGCCTTAGGTACTTGGCAAGGAATATGGCTTTGTGAACATCGGAACTCTGGTTGTAAGTTCTTATTCAACTTTAAAATCCCTTATTTATGAATAGTTTCTGCATCTTTAACTCACTATTTGTCCATTATCTGTATTTCTCGGAAAAATACGATAATCTCTTTTTCATACACGAACCCATTCTCTGAAGCGTCTTATCAAAAAGCTGTGATCAAAGACCTTAATTTATTCTCTGTAGATTAACTGGCCAGATAATTTGCAGAGTAGTTATTAAAGTATACTAATATAATTTGGTAACAGTTTTCTTATAAGGGTAATCATTCATCAACATTACTGTCTGCATAATTTTAAACTATTCTAAGCGTGACCACACAAAGCATATTGTTGACCAGTCATATTAACTCATTATCTCTGAATTCTGACAACCAATTATagtgttgtaataataattaagttTGAATTGGTGATCTTATATTTGGTTGTCGAACTTCTGTTGTAATTCATCAAATGCAATCGCATCCTATATGTTCCCATAATCTCGAATCGATTTCTCACTTAATAACTAGTGTTATTTTTACTATGACGTAGAATTAGTACCCTTATACACTACTAactttttttccatttttattGTAGCTTCGCGTCAAGTAGTGGCCACAATACAAGGATGCCTGCGATAGTACAGTTGTAATGAATATTTTTTCGGTCAATTATTTTTTGTCTCTACTGTTCTATTGCCTAAATGATTACTCGATTTCTTGGTTGTGAACTGTTTTGTACACATAACATTTGAATTGCTTCTAATGTAATTCTTTGACGATTCATATATATTTGGGTCTAATGTCTTTAAATGTTCACATTATTAGTGTAAAACATCATCTTCAACTACCTGAtatttttcatgtttgcttTAATTCCCATCTTTATACCTTTTTTTCTTGTCACATATTTGTTGATTTTTTATAACACAATATTGTAGTAATGAGTGATTTCTTCAATTTGGTACTTTGTTCTATATGAGACTAATGAAAAGTATGTAACAACTACCTAAAGCTTGAAATACTTGAGTCTGATCCATAGCGGTGTTACAGGTACACACCATTGAGAGACCCCATGCTAGGACAAAACAGATCTTCAATTCTCTCTTGTTTTTAATGACTTCCGAGCTACATTCAGTCCATGTAGTAAATCGTCTTCATGTTTCGGTTCTCTGCACATACATTTGTTTTTGATTGTAGGTTTCGTTTGTATTACCATATATCAGttgaagaatgaataacaataagAAATTATTAGAACACTAATTGATTTATTCTTTGAGttctaaagaaaaataaaaaccaTACCCGACATTTTTTGTATCGTTTAGGTATCACTAAATCTCATGTGTTTTTGTCTACTGTATTACTTCACTGAATTGTAACATATACTCCGTGGATCCATAGGTATTGTCTCTTTATGCTGTTAACGCGAATCCGAAATGTAGTTTTGATATTTTAACATTTTGCCGTACTAAATGTACACAGTCTCGACTGTAAATGCTTTTGTAGTAAGTAGTAGTACAATATGCATATCATAAACGGAGATGGTGGTAGCCAGCTGTGGAATCCAGGGtgcgcgttccgtcctagttAGGACTCGTCATTTGATTGtttaaaataggacgaaacacacgccctggattccactgctagctaccatccaacTCCAATTATAATGTTTGTAACTTAAGGCAACCCTCACATATTCCGATAAGAGACCGAccacttgcagtcctaaacaccaatgggaagattcaaacaaccaatacaaaaatgaattaatatgTATATCAATTCTAACTGTCAATCTTCCTGAAAGCAGGATTGATATTGAATTActtaaaatttcaatatttacaaaatttaaATTTAGTCATTATTTCTGAACTGTAGGTGTGAAGAGAGTTCAACAACCAACTGAATGCATAGGATATTACCAATCATTCCTCGTACACACAAAAAAAAACCGAAAATGTCCAGTTGTTAacaattgaagatattttcagTAATATATAGAGCAGAATCACTACACCCACTCAGAAACTAGCGACAATTTCATTTTAGGGTATGTGGTGGCTGTATATGCATATTACAGTATTGCAGTGACATTCAAGGTGTTCATGAGACTATGACTAAGCTCTGAACTTAAAAATTTTTATAACTTAAGGGACAGAAAATATGATATAACTTGAGCTTAAAATGAATACGACTCAATGcaatgaaaaaataaacacaCTTAGCAAGTGCAAATTAACTTGTTCATTCAAAACAAAAGACTTCTCTAACAAATTTACCCGTATATTTGCAGATCCACATGTACTGTTATGGGTTTACGAAATTCATACTGAATTGCTACTTATGAAGTATTACTCTGAATTAATACAAAATGACATCAAATTAAACTGGTGCCATTAAAATGTTACGCTGAAGTTATTGAAATTATGTCACATACGGTTGATACAAACTGAAATGTTATGTAAACGATGTGCTATACTAAAGATTCTGGCACACTAAATAAGTTACGTGACCCCTTACTAGTAGTTTATCATTACCTTCATCACACAATACTATGTCAGTTAGATACTCCGATTGAAGGTAGCTTTCAGGTACAATATCAATCCCTGGAAAATAAAACGAACTATTCTCTAAAAAAAGATATCTATAATTAAATATGATGAGAGCACTGGCCATGAAAAATCCGCTTGCTATATTATTGCTTCAAACCTAAAGGTTATACTGACCATCTAACAGTTGTAATTTGGGTAGAATTCTAAAGATTTAGAATAGGTACCCTATTAGCACATTCATAAGTGTTCCAAATAACTTTCAGTATGTGTGAAAAAATTAGGATTGATCTTTAAAGTGAGTGAGGTTCAGAAAGTAATAAGTGTTGAATCGTTTCGTCACATTTTTATTCGATTGCAATTCATCTAGGTTAACTATTGATACGTTTCGACTAACATTTTTATAATTAACAGTAAAAACAAACATTCAGTTGTCTTGTGTTCATCAGCAAACATTTTATTGATATCCTCATAAAGATGACTGAATTGTAGAAAGATTCCAATCAGATACTTGAACAACgatgaaaatagtttttttaaacTCCAAGTACTTAAAAATCAAAACTGCAATCAATTTGAAATTGATCATATCATACACATAAGATCGACATTATCctattcaataaaaatatggTGAGTCTATTATTTAATAGTCAATCTATTAAACTGTAGTTctctttcattttatatttggTAAACAGTATCATATGGAAAATTGGTTCTCGTTTTTGCCTTAAAATCGATAAAAATGATCATGATCATAATATCTGTAAATAGTTCAGGTACATTTAACACGAGAAGAAAAATCTTAACTCACGATACCATTCATTATTTACATTTCAAATGCATATAGATGATTATAACTTCAATTCATCTAATGAAAGTACCGGCCTCTTATTTTTGGTTATATTTCAATTTCGGAATCACAATATCAATAGCCGAAAGTATTAACAAGTTGCTTCTTTTTCAGTGAGTATTATGAAGACACTACATTATGTAGGTTAACTTGTAGATGATACTATTTAACTAAATTAAATTTATCATCATAGATCGATATATTGACTTCATCATTCTGGAGACAAtcacatttatttaaacaaggaGAAAAGTTAATCTATATGCCTTGTATTAccattataataaaatatttctatATTATACAGTAATTTTATTATCTATCAAGTTAGAAATGTCACTTTACAATGATGAAGATTTAATTATCATTGATCCTAGTTATGAAAATTTAACAAATTTTCGCAAAGATTACGATTATGATCTAATTGGCAAAGCTATTGGTTTACGTGCATCATTTCTTCAGAATCCAGCTGGTTATTTACACAACCTTATTGAACAACATACGAtagaattattatttactagTCTAATCTGTTTCGGTATATTTCTTGGTGTGgttgttttattatttgtacTAAAAAAGTTTATTCATTATGTTAAATTGATAAAGTTACTTGTGAAGGAATTCAATAGTGTAAGATTACAACTAAAAgagattaaaaaagaaaatttgcCAATGAATTATGATATCTATGCAAAAGCAGTATTTACTGTATTAATAAGTTATTATCAACTGTTCAAAGGAAATGAGAATAGAATTATACCTGAAGATTTGATTGAATACGAAATAATACGTTTTGTATTAGAGGCTGCATGGAAGAATACTATAAGTTGTAGACAACTATACAACATAGAATTCAATAGATCAACTGAAGatgaatcaattaaaggacTACTAGAAGATGACTCAAAAAATGTAATAGATAATCTAAATGATGTGGTTGATCATaatcaaaatatcaataattcaAGAACGGGTAAAAAATCTGATGTTAATCATATAACAGATGATAATGtgaatttgatgatgaataaaatgtattataAAAGAACGAATAAGCAAAATCTATCAAACAAATCAGTCGTAAAACCATGGTATGAAAACAAAAATCAAATAGTTATGAAAAACATCATTAATCCTAATGATATAGATAGCAATATAAAATTAGAAAATCTAAATAATCCTATGCATGATAAGGGAATAAATATTTCTCCTTATGAATATACAAGTAATGCTCAATATTTGAAGGAGAAATTCACTAACTTAACCCTCAATGAAAGTTctcttaataataatgaactccAGGGAACAACTCCAACTAATTTCCATCATACTAATCAAATCTCTTCAGATTATAATGACTCAGGAGAATAAATAAGATAGAGAGATTTTAGGTGAATTCTTTGAATTATGTTTGAAGTACAGCCGTTTTAATTGTTACACTATGCATTGTTCTCTTGTTTATAATTTACACATATTCTACTTGTTTTTTAAAACTCTAAATAAACTGATTATTGAAGTTGCGTTTTCCAAAAATGTCCTTTTTATTATCATAAGAAGAAATCTCTGGATATGTATGTAAATAGATTAAGTATACAGataaaaactgaattattcACGGAAATTAGTTAAGTCCATTTGTTTTTTGACTCCAGCTCTAAACGGCATCTGAAGGTTGAAAAAGGAACTGATTGTTCCGatacttcatttaatattaTCCAAAAGTGCCAACCTCATGGTACATTTGCTATTATCATCTTCAAAGATGAGGAAGAAAATATAGTGTAATGCACTGCGATAAATTCATGCAGGAAGTGGTTCCATAAATGTAATGGTTTAAATGAATTTCAACTCTTTCAGCTTTAAAATTTGTAACGTGCCGAAACCGAGGTTCAGTTCAAAAAGTGTTACAGAATGGACATATAACTAGTTTTTAAGTCGAATGTTGGAATAAAAATCTCGATATCAATTCTAATAAACGCCATATGTATTACTATTACATCTCGTGTTCTGACACTAAGATGTAAAATTATGATAAAAGACAGGGGAAAAGTAAGTCTATCGTGAGgttattaaaaatttataaaataagtaTACATAGCTTTCAATCTTCCATTTGGATTTTTCGGTGTGTTCTGCAGTCCGAACCGTCTTCTCATCTGGTGTTCACATGTTATCCTAAACCTGTGCTTTGTATGAACTGAAATTCTTCACTTCGTCAGAAAATTGTTGCAACTTCGATGCCATGTTCCGCTACACACTACTTACAAACAATCTTGTGAGTAGCGTCCACTACAACAGGACAAAATAAGAGTTCACTAAGGGATAAAACCTACGTTCATCCGGTTAAcaagaaaatattttaattatacctGCTTCTAAATTTATCCAACTTATAATACAAAGTAATACATGCTAACGAATGAAAAAATAAACTACATCACATAGTAAAGTAGAACGACGTTACAAAGACTCTAACAAGAATAAAGAGAGGAACTTTCCCCTTTAAGAGGAAAGGGACtttcattttaaaaagttaTGACACTTCATAAAGAAAGTTGAGAATCGCCAGAAATTACAAGGCCAATGTCCCTTGTGACAACCATGAGCAGAAATAAagacatggaatgtccgaattATACGAGAGACCGGAATTATCATCTTACTGGTTCGATGAGGATTTACAACCTGGCTATATTTGAAATAACTAAAacaagctgaacagaaaaggCCAGATGTAggaaaaatattgttttattctGATCATGAAGAAAATGACCTACACACAAGGAGTGGTCTCCAAGACAGCGCGAAAAGTGCTCATGGAACGGGAGACTCACAACTCCAGGATGATCAACGCATACTAGGAAATGAAGAAAAGGATTACCATGAACGGCACCCAGTGCTATGCAATTATCAACGACAGTAGTGAAGATGACCAAAATTAGTTTTGTGAGAATGCCAAGAAAATGGAAACATGGATATCACATTGACAAATCGAATAAACATCGTAGTAAGTGcgagaactacagaggaatcacactaCTGTTAGTACCGAGTAAAGCTTCCAGCGGTGTTACTGAACCGAACAAGTTATCCAGTGGACATCTATTCTCAAGGCAAATGAGCTGGCTTTCGTAACAATAGGTCATGTACAGACAAAACTACAACGCGGTATAGCATTGCTGTACAATCAGTTAAACATAATTCACCGGTTCGTATTAGGCTCCTTGATTATGAGGAAGAATGTGACAGTGTGAATAAAAAGCATAGTAGGATTTTCGGTATTATGAAATGCGTAAAAATATCGTCACCATCATGCGAAGCTTTTAGGAGGGACACTGATATGCGGGTTAGGAAAATAATGATTGCTTACTTAGTCAGACTAGTAGATAATCTGACAGGTACTAGATGCCTTACATATTTTCctacttttattattactgCTCAAGTTCTAGTCGGGCTAGTTACGTgctcttgatctgagttgtgttgaagtcctgtagaatgaACACTTAGATggtatctagtgtagatatattcgtctaaggcaaaCTAGTGTAAGATGGAAAACCGGACGCTATTTCAGACATACGTTGCAGAAGCCAACAAACtggattattaaataaattccaACTTGAGGTCCTGAAGGCAAAGAAAGAGGCTCTAGGAACTGGATGTGTACATCACTTGACAACAACTAAAAGAGAGAGCCCAAGACAGAGTTGCTAGGATTTCTTGATTGGCGGCCTATGATGCAAGAAGGGTACAATATTTATGTAAGTATATCCTTTTTTAGTCCATATCGATACTACAACACATGAAGTTAGAATATTGGTGTTTAGTGATTCTAAATTTAACCCTCTAGCTTTTTGCTTCTATTATTAATCTACATCCTTGAAAAACCTATTTTTTGCCAACATTCTCAAATGTCAGAAATGATGATATTAAACTGCTTGAATTTTAGCCTACTGGTAGCGATATGAAATCCTCATACAAGTCAATATAATCCCTGAACTCATACTTTAACTCAACCAATACTTTTTAAAAGTTAACCAACATATTTCTTGTTGACCAACGTCATTTAGAATGTAACATAAAATCTTTGAATTAAAAACTGACTATTAATTGTTAAACCTGAGTATATTTTTTTGTAAGTAATAAGATATGAATTAAATAACCTTTTGATTTACTATAATGAAATGTATTACATCTATCTCATGACCTTGAAAATGTAATGTGACTAAGTTTAAACAAATTTCTATCAATAAAATCAACTAATATGAATAATGCTTAATATGCATTAAATAAAATGATCCACAAGGAATTGTACTTTCTTTACacgaatgaataaaattaacaaTTTATGCTTACCAAGTCATTATTTCCTATCCACATTATTGATCcaacatataaaaatataaatgaatatgctaaagattatgattatgatttacGTGGTGTACCAATATCCAATTGGAAATTGATCATTAATTAtccattaatttatttaaaatattatttagaaAATTACTCATTCCTATCATATTTACTACCGTTTATATTAATTTTGAtctttcatattttaatgaatctTGCTGAAAGTATCAACTGTTTAtattgtaaaatgaaaattatcaaaGAATGGAAAAAATTTACAGATAAACATTATCGTCCAGTATCGACTGAAAACAAGCCGGAAGATATCAATCTTAAACAATCCCACGAACAATGTAAAGAAGGTACTTCAACGGTTACAGAAGGACAATATAAAGAAGATTTAATAGACCCTGTTCTTAACTGTCTACCCTATCATCTGAGAAAGTTACTAACAATTACAACTGAAGACGATAAAGCATTGAATGAAACTAATACAGAGTCAACTGGTGAAATAATCCAGCTTCAAGAAATTGAAAGCCAAAGTTGGATAAACGAATACATGTCTAGAGTTCGTGTTGCAATGAAACGAGCTGCTAAGTGtcaaaaaacaaaattttatccTTGGGAAGAATGGAATTTTCTCGTGTGCTACAATGAAGACGGTAACGACCTAAATGAAGGTCAGAAGAATCCTAACAGTAAAAAAGAGGTTGATTCGTCCGAAATGAAAACACAACTAGTAGATAATGACCATaagaatgataaaaataatgagaaGCGAAAACCGCTACTAGAATTTCAATTCAAAGAAACTGGTGAATCATATGGTAAATTACCTGGTACTAGTGAACAGAATTTGTTAGTACCGATTTCACACAAAAAACGAAATAAACGTTATCAATCAAAACAACGCTTAATGAAATTTAATAGACCGTTGTATTTAACAACTGAATAACCTTTGTTTAAAGGTAGTCGTCAAGTACAAAATCCACATAGTCTATCATATAGACAGAATAGTTATCACTATTACCCAAGACATCATAAAAAGTATAAACGTTCTGAAAAAAAAATCCAAAAGAGCTGCAAATAATCAAACAAACATTTGTTGCATCAGACTTGAATGAAGACTGAAAAAACTACTAGAAGAAATCCACTTTtccttataaataaacaaaatattgatgGAAGCAAAGAAGTAACGAACACTTGTGAGttgattcatttgaaatattagtagactataataataatcataatatggTTGTTGATAAAATTACTTTAATTTTACTGAATAAACTTTATGGGCCAAAATTTTTGCTAGTGTTCATTGGAGCGTCAACTTCAGGAAGGTAATACAATATCTTAAACAACCCTCTTTTAATGCATGCAATAATCCATTTTCCTAATTTTTAAAACCGACATGGGTTTTCACATACAAAAtatattatgataattattatcaaatcttttatttttatcatgccTTAAACTATAATGATTGCTTTACTTATTGAACATAGCTAACAAAAATAGTTTGAGAAATAGTTACaggaattttaaaaattttcgaAATAATAAGTGTTTGCAATTTGTAATActgtgtatgctacttatgttgatcgacataagtagtacgtaacaccaatcagaagtggcaTGCCCGGAAGTAGAAGACTGAGAAGGTCGAGCTGAAAGAAACAGGAATATAAACAGAGAGTTActgtaataacaacaggaatgaatAAACGATGTGAGAGACAATTGATAGATGTGCAAACGAAGTATTTAATacatgatttttatattttacgaaGACACTCTTGCACTAATCAATAAATTGGTCTTCTTCCCCTGAgtcctcgttcactacaatactattcATAAACGTGAAGTTATCGGCTGAAATGATTTTTACATTGCAGGTTCTCATACAACGTAAAACAAACTTAAAATGAATGTTTAAGAAGAATTCGACAAAATAAACTGAAAGTTGAATTTATTCAAATTTCATACGACGAACGTGAA
The sequence above is drawn from the Schistosoma mansoni strain Puerto Rico chromosome 3, complete genome genome and encodes:
- a CDS encoding putative xp-G/rad2 DNA repair endonuclease family member — encoded protein: MTSARGSYWFQRTITLKKRSRGCHYVTDEIRKALPEIGQLQMGILHLFIQHTSATLTINESWDPSVTTDMEMVLNHLVPESLKYKHTCEGADDMPAHAKQALLGGPSITIPITNGQLALGTWQGIWLCEHRNSGSSRQVVATIQGCLR